In the genome of Methylophaga nitratireducenticrescens, one region contains:
- a CDS encoding CPXCG motif-containing cysteine-rich protein — protein MQALQEQSVMCPYCGETIEVLLDASVEYQQYIEDCFVCCRPIEFSVYVNADGSFHVVAVDENA, from the coding sequence ATGCAAGCTTTACAGGAACAATCCGTAATGTGCCCCTATTGCGGTGAAACCATTGAAGTTTTACTGGATGCCAGTGTGGAATATCAACAATATATTGAGGATTGCTTTGTCTGTTGCCGCCCAATAGAATTTTCAGTCTATGTGAATGCGGACGGTTCATTTCATGTCGTGGCTGTTGATGAAAACGCTTAA
- a CDS encoding GNAT family N-acetyltransferase, with product MKPQIQLACQQDIPALVRLLTACANHMYQQGMTHWLGVYDEQSVRENLLQKTVYILKQDSQVSGCVALGIKPADYYVDCWPDVPKADFYLTQLAVHPQHQQSGYGRLLLQHCLKLINGRTLQLDAVAHYPELLAFYRKAGFSQIAEGIGLGDRRFLFEYDNL from the coding sequence ATGAAGCCACAAATTCAACTCGCTTGCCAGCAGGATATTCCTGCACTTGTCAGACTGTTAACGGCATGTGCAAATCATATGTATCAGCAGGGTATGACACATTGGTTGGGTGTTTATGATGAACAATCCGTCCGGGAGAATCTGTTACAGAAGACGGTTTATATTCTTAAACAGGATTCACAGGTTTCAGGTTGTGTCGCTTTAGGCATTAAACCTGCCGATTATTATGTCGATTGCTGGCCAGATGTGCCGAAGGCTGACTTTTATCTGACTCAACTGGCTGTCCATCCACAGCATCAGCAATCGGGTTATGGACGGCTTCTGTTGCAACATTGTCTGAAGTTAATCAATGGACGTACCCTGCAATTGGATGCTGTCGCCCACTACCCTGAGCTATTGGCGTTTTATCGAAAGGCCGGTTTCAGCCAAATAGCCGAGGGTATTGGTCTGGGTGACCGGCGTTTTCTGTTTGAGTACGACAACTTATAA